In the Syntrophorhabdaceae bacterium genome, ATCTGCCTACGTCGAATCCGCGCCTGCCTCTCGCATATCTGGCGCCGTAGACGAGAAGACCCACGCCGGTTGCGTATGACGGGTTATTGACCACATCCACAAGGCCTCCGACTCCAATGGGGTTTCCCCTGCGCGAAGGCAGATTGAATACGCTTTCGGATAATTCGGGAATGCCCTCAAGATTTGCGCACCCCCCCGTGATGACGACGCCTGACGCAAGCAGTTTTTCCATGCCCGATTTCTTTATCTCTTCATAGATCAGCGAGGCGACCTCTTCGACCCTCGGCTCGATGATGTCAGCCAGGGTTTTTCTCTGAAGCGTCCTTGGTTTTCTGCCGCCCACGCTCGGTACCTCAATGGTCTCATTCGCGCCCACCATATTTGAGAAGGCGCAGCCGTATTTTTTCTTGATCTTTTCCGCATCGTCGATAGGCGTCCTCAAGCCTATGGCGATATCATTGGTGATGCTGTTGCCGCCGAATGGCAGGATGGCCGTATATTTGATGCTCCCGTTGGCGAACACGGCGATGTCGCTCGTTCCGCCGCCCATATCAACGAGCGCTACACCGATCTCTTTTTCCTCAGGCGTGAGGGTGGCCTCCGAGGAGGCGAGCTGCCCGAGGATAATGTCATCCACGGAGAGTCCGGCGAGCTTACAACACTTGATGATATTCTGCGCCGAAGAGATGCTGCCCGTTACGATA is a window encoding:
- the ftsA gene encoding cell division protein FtsA, with product IVTGSISSAQNIIKCCKLAGLSVDDIILGQLASSEATLTPEEKEIGVALVDMGGGTSDIAVFANGSIKYTAILPFGGNSITNDIAIGLRTPIDDAEKIKKKYGCAFSNMVGANETIEVPSVGGRKPRTLQRKTLADIIEPRVEEVASLIYEEIKKSGMEKLLASGVVITGGCANLEGIPELSESVFNLPSRRGNPIGVGGLVDVVNNPSYATGVGLLVYGARYARGRRGFDVGRSMRRMFGNQKLLSNMGKWFKEIF